One Dermacentor silvarum isolate Dsil-2018 chromosome 10, BIME_Dsil_1.4, whole genome shotgun sequence genomic window carries:
- the LOC119431952 gene encoding BEN domain-containing protein 5: MQYIAYFFSQFHLAKGVIVRAEAAFKIMKNIKPILVVKDTAEAVWGKDVLSKKSVTGVVAPRKKCLGEVAKEPLTPEKVAVVTAMLKHWGAEKKISVETTLQSMGRLLSEKIQDVLKSKRRLQL; the protein is encoded by the exons ATGCAATATATTGCTTATTTTTTCTCACAGTTCCACCTTGCCAAGGGAGTCATTGTGAGGGCCGAGGCAGCATTTAAGATCATGAAAAACATCAAACCAATACTTGTCGTTAAAGACACAGCGGAAGCGGTGTGGGGGAAAGATGTCTTATCCAAGAAGAGCGTCACAGGCGTGGTGGCGCCACGAAAGAAATGCCTGGGTGAAGTGGCAAAAGAGCCCTTGACGCCAGAGAAGGTGGCTGTTGTCACAG CCATGCTGAAGCACTGGGGTGCTGAGAAGAAAATCAGCGTGGAAACGACACTACAGAGCATGGGTCGCCTGCTTTCGGAGAAAATTCAAGATGTGCTCAAGTCAAAGCGTCGGCTTCAGTTATAA